A genomic window from Lotus japonicus ecotype B-129 chromosome 1, LjGifu_v1.2 includes:
- the LOC130729336 gene encoding thiamine-repressible mitochondrial transport protein THI74-like codes for MVSKDGKTKAHKWVLGLVYIIAVATIWIAASFVVQSVVDAGVSPFLVTYICNSLFVVLIPIVEIGRYLEDSHRGILFWRTQKGANLHSEQGWIGESEQAILLKPNDADADAGNEANESTQDRDNYSEIVVGEFVDRVDDVIENVDNQVDPNGQWTRCRVAKVSLLICPFWFFAQLTFNLSLKYTTVTSNTILSSSSSLFTFLVSLAFLGERFTWLKLFSVLLCMGGTVIVSLGDSRSGLKTIASNPLLGDFFALLSAGLYAVYITLIRKKLTNDNEKSGEASMAQFLGFLGLFNVIIFLPVALILNFTSIEPFHLLTWKQLGLIIGKGLLDNVLSDYLWAKAVLLTSTTVATAGLTIQVPLAAIVDTVTGHSPPLMNYLGAVAVMIGFAGINIPPDTFSKSGESAVELKNENVSEENALPRSQDSTATSGF; via the exons ATGGTTTCCAAAGATGGGAAAACTAAAGCTCACAAATGGGTTCTGGGTTTGGTGTATATAATTGCTGTGGCAACAATTTGGATAGCTGCTAGCTTTGTAGTGCAGTCTGTTGTAGATGCTGGTGTTTCTCCATTCCTTGTTACTTACATCTGCAATTCATTGTTTGTGGTCTTGATTCCAATTGTTGAAATTGGGAGGTATTTGGAGGATTCTCATAGGGGTATATTGTTTTGGAGGACTCAAAAGGGTGCTAACTTGCATTCCGAACAAGGCTGGATTGGGGAGTCAGAACAGGCTATCCTTCTCAAACCTAATGATGCAGATGCAGATGCAGGCAATGAAGCTAATGAATCCACTCAAGATAGGGACAATTATTCTGAAATAGTGGTTGGGGAATTTGTTGATCGAGTTGAtgatgtgattgaaaatgttgaTAATCAGGTTGATCCGAATGGTCAATGGACGCGGTGCAGAGTGGCAAAAGTTAGTCTATTGATATGCCCATTCTGGTTTTTTGCTCAGCTCACTTTTAACTTGTCATTGAAGTATACAACAGTTACA TCGAATACGATCTTAAGCAGTTCATCAAGTCTTTTTACCTTCCTGGTCTCCCTGGCATTCTTGGGGGAGAGGTTCACTTGGTTAAAGCTCTTCAGTGTTCTTCTTTGCATGGGAGGGACAGTAATTGTGAGTCTTGGTGATTCGCGGTCTGGTTTAAAAACAATTGCATCAAATCCTCTTCTTGGAGACTTTTTCGCACTTCTTTCAGCTGGATTATATGCAGTTTATATAACCCTTATTCGCAAGAAATTAACCAATGATAATGAAAAGAGTGGTGAAGCCAGTATGGCTCAGTTTCTTGGATTTCTGGGGCTTTTCAATGTGATCATTTTTCTTCCAGTTGCCCTCATACTCAATTTCACCAGCATCGAGCCTTTTCACCTACTTACCTGGAAGCAACTTGGTCTGATTATTGGTAAAG GATTGCTGGATAATGTCCTGAGTGATTACTTGTGGGCAAAGGCTGTTCTTCTTACATCAACCACAGTAGCTACAGCTGGACTCACAATTCAGGTCCCATTGGCTGCCATTGTGGATACGGTGACCGGCCATTCACCTCCCCTTATGAATTACCTTGGAGCGGTAGCTGTCATGATTGGCTTCGCCGGAATTAACATTCCTCCTGATACTTTTAGCAAATCAGGTGAATCTGCTGTGGAATTGAAGAATGAGAACGTGAGTGAAGAAAATGCTCTGCCAAGAAGCCAAGATTCAACAGCCACATCAGGGTTTTAA